A region from the Thermoleophilia bacterium genome encodes:
- a CDS encoding 6,7-dimethyl-8-ribityllumazine synthase yields the protein MARTDPAPSAEVLTVPDVRIAVVVARFHRGIAEALLTGARDRLAESGVPADHVDVVWIPGAYEAPAAAQALAVTGRYAAVMALGAVIRGETPHFDYVCDAVAHGLQRVALDTGVPCSFGILTCDTMAQAEARAGGDKGNKGHEAADAAVAMITLVASARAMARADASRS from the coding sequence ATGGCACGTACCGATCCCGCCCCGTCCGCTGAGGTACTTACGGTGCCCGACGTCCGTATTGCGGTTGTCGTCGCCCGTTTTCATCGCGGTATCGCCGAGGCACTGCTCACCGGTGCGCGGGATCGTCTGGCGGAGAGCGGGGTACCCGCCGATCATGTGGACGTGGTCTGGATCCCGGGTGCGTACGAGGCCCCAGCCGCGGCTCAGGCTCTCGCCGTGACGGGTCGCTACGCGGCCGTCATGGCGCTCGGTGCGGTCATTCGCGGCGAGACGCCGCATTTCGACTACGTCTGTGATGCCGTCGCGCACGGACTTCAGCGTGTCGCGCTCGACACGGGCGTTCCGTGTTCATTCGGAATCCTGACGTGCGACACCATGGCGCAGGCCGAGGCACGCGCGGGTGGCGACAAGGGTAACAAGGGGCACGAGGCCGCCGATGCGGCCGTCGCCATGATCACCCTAGTGGCGTCCGCCCGGGCGATGGCCCGAGCCGACGCGAGCCGGTCTTAG
- a CDS encoding 50S ribosomal protein L28 — protein MAKVCTSCGKGPSFGNNRSHSMRATPRRFNPNLQKIRIIIGSTPTRAYVCTRCLKAGKVQKVVSGI, from the coding sequence ATGGCGAAGGTTTGCACCTCCTGCGGCAAGGGTCCGTCCTTCGGGAACAACCGCAGTCACTCCATGCGCGCGACCCCCCGTCGCTTCAACCCCAACCTCCAGAAGATCCGCATCATCATCGGCAGCACGCCGACCCGTGCCTACGTCTGCACCCGCTGCCTCAAGGCCGGCAAGGTGCAGAAGGTCGTCTCCGGGATCTAA
- the recG gene encoding ATP-dependent DNA helicase RecG, with protein MTSRRGNGAAQTAAIRARCHNRGGSSSVTGAEGAFGRVRASAAEGARPHHPGSTWWDRPLTDLPGVGPATARRAEEIGIRCIGELAENLPTRYLAYDSARPVGELADGEEATVHVVLDRIVVVPTRRRGLKMVRARVHDSSGHIDAVWFNQAYLAGALVEGDEMMIRGHVALRPQRQIRVKTHEVVGSGASLGLHTEGLVPVYPATEALPARRLRELVDAARPVFRAAPEILPQWIRARVNVATRADALSAMHFPRTASDSRVGRRRLAFEELLVLQLGLVAVRRYQETARRAAPLVGTRVITGAMRAALPFTLTREQERVIREIARDLARHQPMRRLLQGEVGAGKTVVAALACAQAVEAGAQAAILVPTETLAEQHLRTLDTLLAPVGITPVLITGNVPKAERERRELAVASGTASVVVGTQALLVGGVGFHRLGLVVVDEQHRFGVEQRQALAEQAVEGTDAAHILYMTATPIPRTLALTAYGDLSVSVIRGRPPGRQDVPTRWMGDDRREEAYDEIRAELRRGRQAYVICPLVDDNEAGTPARSAVAEAERLAAGPFSAFRVGLAHGAQRPDDRRAAMAAFAAGTTDVLVATTVVEVGIDVQNATVMVIEDGDRFGLAQMHQLRGRVGRGEHPGRCIVFAEPKSDEGTRRLEALVQTNDGFRLAEIDLDIRGEGSILGLRQSGPSDLRFARLSRDRRTLVEARHIAKATLQRDPSLAQPEHVLLGEAVRVAFPDLPRLLDG; from the coding sequence ATTACCTCACGTAGGGGAAATGGAGCGGCGCAGACCGCCGCGATCCGGGCACGATGCCACAACCGGGGCGGGAGTTCCAGCGTGACCGGCGCCGAGGGCGCGTTCGGTCGGGTGCGCGCATCGGCGGCCGAGGGTGCCCGACCGCATCATCCGGGGAGCACATGGTGGGATCGTCCCCTCACGGACCTTCCCGGCGTCGGACCGGCAACGGCGCGCCGGGCAGAGGAGATTGGCATCAGGTGCATCGGCGAGTTGGCCGAAAACCTGCCGACCCGGTACCTGGCCTACGACAGCGCACGCCCGGTGGGCGAACTGGCGGACGGGGAGGAGGCCACCGTGCATGTGGTGCTGGACCGCATCGTGGTTGTGCCCACGCGCAGGCGGGGGTTGAAGATGGTGCGCGCGCGGGTTCACGACTCCTCAGGGCACATCGACGCCGTCTGGTTCAACCAGGCTTACCTCGCGGGCGCGCTCGTGGAGGGCGATGAGATGATGATCCGGGGCCACGTTGCGCTTCGACCGCAGCGGCAGATTCGAGTGAAGACGCACGAGGTGGTGGGCAGCGGGGCGTCTCTGGGGCTGCACACCGAGGGGCTCGTACCGGTGTACCCGGCCACCGAGGCGCTGCCAGCCCGTCGGTTGCGCGAACTCGTGGATGCCGCCCGCCCGGTGTTCCGGGCGGCCCCGGAGATCTTGCCGCAGTGGATTCGCGCCCGGGTCAACGTGGCCACCCGTGCCGATGCGCTGTCGGCTATGCACTTTCCGCGCACGGCGTCCGACTCACGGGTGGGCCGTCGTCGGCTCGCGTTCGAAGAGCTCCTCGTTCTGCAGTTGGGTCTCGTCGCCGTGCGGCGGTACCAGGAGACTGCCCGTCGGGCTGCGCCGCTCGTCGGGACCAGAGTCATTACCGGTGCGATGCGCGCGGCACTGCCCTTCACCCTCACGAGGGAGCAGGAGCGCGTGATACGCGAGATCGCGCGCGACCTCGCGCGCCACCAGCCCATGCGACGGCTGCTCCAAGGGGAGGTGGGGGCTGGCAAAACGGTGGTGGCGGCCCTCGCCTGTGCGCAGGCGGTAGAGGCCGGGGCTCAGGCCGCAATTCTTGTACCCACCGAGACCCTGGCGGAGCAGCACCTGCGCACCCTCGACACGCTGCTCGCGCCGGTGGGGATCACTCCCGTGCTCATCACAGGCAACGTGCCGAAGGCCGAGCGCGAGCGGCGCGAACTCGCCGTCGCGTCCGGTACCGCGTCCGTGGTGGTGGGCACGCAGGCGCTGCTGGTGGGTGGCGTGGGGTTCCATCGCCTCGGGCTGGTGGTCGTGGACGAGCAGCACCGGTTTGGCGTGGAACAGCGACAGGCACTGGCCGAGCAGGCGGTCGAGGGTACGGACGCCGCGCACATTCTGTACATGACCGCCACGCCCATCCCACGAACTCTGGCGCTCACGGCGTACGGCGACCTGAGTGTGTCGGTGATCCGTGGTCGGCCGCCCGGGCGCCAGGACGTCCCAACCCGCTGGATGGGGGACGATCGGCGTGAGGAGGCCTACGACGAGATTCGCGCCGAACTACGGCGCGGGCGTCAGGCCTACGTGATCTGCCCGCTGGTGGACGACAACGAGGCGGGTACTCCCGCTCGTTCGGCCGTGGCCGAGGCCGAGCGTCTGGCCGCCGGCCCGTTCAGTGCCTTCCGCGTGGGGCTCGCGCACGGGGCGCAGCGTCCGGACGATCGCCGGGCCGCGATGGCGGCCTTCGCCGCGGGCACGACCGACGTACTGGTGGCCACCACCGTGGTGGAGGTGGGAATCGATGTCCAGAACGCCACGGTAATGGTCATCGAGGACGGGGACCGGTTTGGCCTCGCACAGATGCACCAGTTGCGTGGCCGCGTGGGTCGTGGCGAGCATCCCGGCCGGTGCATCGTGTTCGCGGAACCGAAATCGGACGAGGGTACCCGTCGCCTCGAGGCCCTAGTGCAGACCAACGATGGATTCCGGCTGGCCGAAATCGACCTCGACATCCGCGGCGAGGGCAGCATCCTCGGCCTCCGGCAGTCCGGCCCAAGCGACCTTCGGTTCGCACGCCTGTCGCGTGACCGCCGCACGCTGGTCGAGGCACGCCACATCGCCAAGGCCACCCTGCAGCGCGACCCGTCCCTCGCTCAGCCAGAGCACGTGCTTCTGGGCGAGGCCGTCCGCGTGGCGTTTCCGGACCTGCCACGACTGCTGGACGGCTGA
- the rsmD gene encoding 16S rRNA (guanine(966)-N(2))-methyltransferase RsmD, whose product MRVVAGEFGGRRLIAPTGASTRPTSDRVRESLFQILGTLDGHRVLDLFAGSGALGIEALSRGAATLVAVDDDRGAVEAILANVSVLGLGERVRVVRRGWRAALEADAQAGATYDLVLADPPYAILPVIADELWPRICAVLVPGGTIVLEHARGAIIPRDGTHVVGVEREITRRYGDTEITVIWTLGEGT is encoded by the coding sequence ATGCGGGTCGTCGCCGGGGAGTTCGGTGGGCGCCGCCTGATTGCCCCCACGGGGGCGAGCACGCGCCCGACATCGGATCGCGTCCGCGAATCGCTGTTTCAGATCCTCGGGACTCTCGACGGGCACCGGGTCCTTGACCTCTTTGCGGGATCCGGCGCACTGGGGATCGAGGCGTTGTCGCGCGGGGCGGCCACGCTGGTGGCGGTGGACGACGACCGGGGCGCCGTGGAGGCCATCCTCGCCAACGTCTCCGTGCTTGGGCTCGGTGAGCGGGTGCGGGTGGTACGGCGAGGATGGCGCGCGGCGCTCGAGGCCGACGCACAGGCGGGTGCCACGTACGACCTAGTGCTGGCGGATCCGCCCTACGCCATCCTCCCTGTTATCGCCGATGAGCTGTGGCCGAGAATCTGCGCCGTTCTCGTGCCAGGTGGGACGATCGTGCTGGAACACGCCCGTGGTGCGATCATTCCCCGGGACGGGACCCACGTCGTGGGTGTCGAACGGGAGATCACCCGTAGGTATGGTGACACGGAGATCACGGTGATCTGGACGCTGGGAGAAGGAACATGA
- a CDS encoding pantetheine-phosphate adenylyltransferase produces the protein MSATGRIAIYPGTYDPVTYGHLDVVERAARLFDVVVVSIAEGSTTKQPLFTAEERKALVVTSVEHLETVEVRGFNCLVADHAREVGAVAIVKGVRTAADFEYETQMAQFNRRLGNGIETVLLPASPEWAFLSSSGCREAAAWGASVDEWVPPHVAEALRDRIGRTA, from the coding sequence ATGAGCGCAACAGGGCGAATCGCCATATATCCGGGTACGTACGATCCGGTCACATATGGTCATCTCGACGTCGTGGAGCGGGCAGCGCGCCTGTTCGACGTTGTCGTCGTATCCATTGCAGAGGGCTCAACTACCAAGCAGCCCCTCTTCACCGCCGAGGAACGAAAGGCCCTCGTGGTAACAAGCGTCGAACATCTGGAGACCGTCGAGGTTCGTGGCTTCAACTGCCTGGTGGCCGACCATGCCCGTGAAGTGGGTGCGGTGGCGATCGTCAAGGGCGTGCGAACCGCCGCGGACTTCGAGTACGAGACCCAGATGGCACAGTTCAATCGACGTCTCGGCAACGGAATTGAGACCGTTCTCCTGCCCGCTTCCCCGGAGTGGGCATTCCTGAGTTCCTCCGGCTGCCGTGAGGCCGCCGCGTGGGGTGCATCCGTCGACGAGTGGGTTCCCCCGCACGTCGCCGAGGCACTGAGGGACCGCATCGGCCGCACTGCCTGA
- a CDS encoding ATPase, with product MDVLALIDKLDDLVHNARAVPLTDQVRIDREAVYELLDQMRSTIPEEIKQARWIVKERQEMLAEAKREADRLVTEARDKAERQASDQEVVKLAERQAADLLDEARMREREVRLGAEDYADEVLETLEVNLEKFTSAVRRGRERLQGTSGDRGGDGPFIATGSSADDTD from the coding sequence ATGGATGTTCTCGCGCTCATCGACAAGCTGGACGACCTCGTGCACAACGCGCGCGCGGTGCCCCTGACCGATCAGGTACGCATCGATCGCGAAGCCGTGTACGAGTTGCTCGACCAGATGCGTTCCACGATCCCCGAAGAGATCAAGCAGGCGCGGTGGATTGTGAAGGAGCGACAGGAGATGCTGGCCGAGGCCAAGCGCGAGGCCGATCGCCTCGTTACCGAGGCCCGCGACAAGGCCGAGCGCCAGGCGTCCGACCAGGAGGTCGTGAAGTTGGCGGAGCGACAGGCCGCCGACCTTCTCGACGAGGCCCGCATGCGCGAGCGCGAGGTGCGTCTCGGTGCCGAGGACTACGCGGATGAGGTGCTGGAAACGCTCGAGGTCAACCTCGAGAAGTTCACCAGCGCCGTGCGCCGTGGCCGGGAACGCCTGCAGGGCACGTCGGGGGACCGTGGTGGCGATGGCCCGTTCATTGCCACCGGTTCGTCGGCGGACGACACCGACTAG
- a CDS encoding DUF177 domain-containing protein: MRCWKRSRSTSRSSPAPCAVAGNACRARRGTVVAMARSLPPVRRRTTPTRPMPRGELGAPTGIVDLRGVHLIPGTGVCVAVPLPLDAIRIGGEDYAPHPPEVVAEIDVGSSGSGLVLRLRFATTLRGPCQRCLGDASFDVDVDAEIVQTPPRGGAVRSADDPDTAYLVGPAQMDLDVPAWARDAIAEIVPMSVVCRAECKGLCAGCGHDLNDMPCACVDDDRDPRWAALSALADQTRGKRDDHQS, encoded by the coding sequence ATGAGGTGCTGGAAACGCTCGAGGTCAACCTCGAGAAGTTCACCAGCGCCGTGCGCCGTGGCCGGGAACGCCTGCAGGGCACGTCGGGGGACCGTGGTGGCGATGGCCCGTTCATTGCCACCGGTTCGTCGGCGGACGACACCGACTAGACCCATGCCCCGAGGGGAACTGGGAGCGCCGACCGGGATCGTGGACCTCCGTGGGGTCCACCTCATCCCGGGTACGGGTGTGTGCGTTGCCGTGCCCCTGCCTCTCGACGCCATCAGGATCGGCGGGGAGGACTACGCGCCGCATCCGCCCGAGGTGGTGGCGGAGATCGATGTCGGATCGTCGGGGTCCGGATTGGTGCTCCGGCTGAGGTTCGCGACCACCCTCCGCGGACCGTGCCAGCGCTGCCTCGGAGACGCATCGTTCGATGTGGACGTCGATGCCGAGATCGTCCAGACTCCCCCGCGCGGCGGGGCGGTCCGGTCCGCCGACGACCCCGACACCGCGTATTTGGTGGGCCCGGCCCAGATGGATCTCGACGTTCCCGCCTGGGCGCGTGACGCGATCGCCGAGATCGTGCCGATGTCGGTGGTCTGCCGCGCGGAGTGCAAGGGGCTCTGCGCCGGCTGCGGTCACGACTTGAACGACATGCCCTGTGCCTGTGTGGATGATGATCGTGACCCACGCTGGGCGGCGCTGTCGGCACTCGCGGACCAGACCCGGGGGAAACGCGACGACCACCAATCGTGA
- a CDS encoding 50S ribosomal protein L32: MAVPKRKTSHARRDKRRATHAISATRLGRCPRCTAPVMPHHVCMACGHYKGRAVVDVGT; this comes from the coding sequence TTGGCCGTTCCAAAGCGCAAGACCTCTCACGCCCGTCGTGACAAGCGGCGTGCAACTCACGCCATCTCGGCAACCCGTCTGGGTCGCTGTCCGCGCTGCACCGCCCCGGTGATGCCCCACCATGTCTGCATGGCGTGTGGTCACTACAAGGGTCGTGCGGTCGTGGACGTCGGCACCTGA
- the plsX gene encoding phosphate acyltransferase PlsX, whose translation MSAWRVVTTRVVRSWTSAPEHGIRVTSPESGPVVVAVDAMGGDAAPEVPVAGALAAAREGVGILLVGDADTLEGILATHGDVPANVEVVHASDRIHSAEDAVRAVRTKPDASMVVACRLVQEGRAEAVVSAGNTGAMLAASTLILRRLPGVIRPGLAVPMPSIAGPIVMIDGGANVECRPEYLQQFAVMGRVLARDIMGIEDPTVGILTIGEEAGKGTELVQQAYALLEGSPGFVGNIEGRDIPRGTARVIVTDGFTGNVALKLYEGTAGMIFHEIRRGLGSSLRGKAAGALGMPVFAGLRRNIDPEAYGGAYLLGVRGMTVIGHGNSGIRGMTNGILRAARGVTEDVTGQIEVALRGGTRNR comes from the coding sequence ATGTCTGCATGGCGTGTGGTCACTACAAGGGTCGTGCGGTCGTGGACGTCGGCACCTGAGCACGGCATCCGGGTGACGTCGCCCGAATCCGGCCCGGTCGTTGTCGCGGTTGACGCGATGGGCGGTGACGCGGCACCCGAGGTCCCGGTCGCGGGCGCCCTCGCTGCGGCCCGTGAGGGAGTGGGGATCCTCCTAGTGGGGGACGCCGACACACTTGAGGGAATCCTCGCCACCCACGGCGACGTGCCCGCGAACGTCGAAGTCGTGCACGCGTCCGACCGCATCCATTCGGCGGAGGATGCGGTCAGGGCCGTCCGCACGAAGCCCGACGCGTCGATGGTCGTGGCATGCCGTCTCGTGCAGGAGGGGCGAGCGGAGGCCGTGGTGTCCGCCGGGAACACCGGCGCCATGCTGGCGGCATCCACGCTCATCCTGCGCCGCCTGCCCGGTGTCATCCGCCCGGGCCTCGCGGTGCCCATGCCTTCTATCGCGGGTCCTATCGTCATGATCGACGGTGGCGCCAACGTCGAGTGCCGCCCCGAGTATCTGCAGCAGTTCGCCGTCATGGGCCGTGTTCTCGCCCGTGACATCATGGGCATCGAGGATCCGACCGTGGGAATTCTCACGATCGGTGAGGAGGCCGGCAAGGGCACCGAACTCGTGCAGCAGGCGTACGCGCTCCTTGAGGGGAGCCCGGGGTTCGTGGGGAACATCGAGGGGCGCGACATCCCCCGGGGCACGGCCCGCGTCATCGTCACCGACGGCTTCACCGGCAACGTCGCCCTCAAGTTGTACGAGGGCACCGCCGGCATGATCTTTCACGAGATCCGACGCGGGCTCGGGTCGAGCCTGCGTGGCAAGGCCGCCGGTGCCTTGGGCATGCCGGTGTTCGCGGGCCTCCGTAGGAACATCGATCCCGAGGCCTACGGCGGGGCGTACCTGCTGGGCGTACGTGGCATGACGGTGATCGGCCATGGCAACTCCGGCATCCGCGGCATGACCAATGGGATCCTGCGCGCCGCTCGGGGTGTGACCGAGGATGTCACCGGTCAGATCGAGGTCGCCCTCCGTGGGGGTACCCGGAACCGCTGA
- a CDS encoding acyl carrier protein, with product MDRAQALSELQAILVEQLGVDVSEVQESASFAEDLNADSLDLVEMIMEMEDKFGVTIPDEDAEKILTVGDAVDYITRQSGS from the coding sequence GTGGATCGAGCTCAGGCCCTGTCCGAGCTTCAGGCCATCCTCGTCGAGCAACTCGGCGTGGACGTATCTGAGGTTCAGGAGTCAGCATCCTTCGCCGAGGATCTGAACGCCGACTCCCTCGACCTCGTCGAGATGATCATGGAGATGGAGGACAAGTTCGGGGTCACGATTCCGGACGAGGACGCGGAGAAGATCCTCACCGTCGGTGACGCCGTCGACTACATCACCCGTCAGTCCGGTTCCTGA
- a CDS encoding ribonuclease III, producing the protein MTPSTTSPVSPVPEDAGQPPHGLVGLLERLDPEIRQQALSHREWAPSRVDSYERLEFLGDAVLGVVVTTELFTRHPGHSEGDLTRMRQWVVSRETCAVVSDACGLADAMVNATPRARRAEAEAMAGGLNVRAALVESVIGAGWLSAGAEVTTQAVLESFADAMDRAPGRGRDPKSALQEQVQGTGDRVEYEITGQDGPPQDRTFHARVTLSGNAIGRGSGRSKQAAEQAAAAAALDSRRTGP; encoded by the coding sequence GTGACGCCGTCGACTACATCACCCGTCAGTCCGGTTCCTGAGGACGCCGGACAGCCTCCCCATGGTCTGGTCGGGCTCCTCGAGCGCTTGGATCCCGAAATCCGCCAGCAGGCGCTCTCCCATCGGGAGTGGGCGCCCAGCCGGGTCGACTCGTACGAGCGCCTCGAATTTCTGGGGGATGCGGTGCTCGGCGTGGTCGTGACCACGGAACTGTTCACCCGGCACCCCGGGCATTCCGAGGGCGACCTCACCCGGATGCGTCAGTGGGTGGTGTCCCGCGAGACGTGCGCGGTGGTGTCGGACGCCTGCGGACTGGCGGACGCCATGGTGAACGCAACCCCCCGGGCGCGGCGCGCCGAGGCGGAGGCGATGGCCGGGGGCCTCAACGTGCGTGCCGCACTGGTGGAGTCGGTCATCGGGGCCGGTTGGCTGTCGGCGGGTGCCGAGGTCACCACTCAGGCGGTTCTGGAGTCGTTCGCGGACGCCATGGACCGCGCCCCCGGCCGCGGACGCGACCCGAAGTCGGCGCTTCAGGAGCAGGTGCAGGGCACCGGTGACCGTGTGGAGTATGAGATCACCGGTCAGGACGGACCCCCGCAGGATCGGACGTTCCACGCGCGAGTCACCCTCTCGGGAAACGCCATCGGACGTGGTTCGGGGCGGTCGAAGCAGGCGGCGGAGCAGGCCGCCGCTGCCGCCGCGCTCGACTCCCGTCGGACGGGACCCTGA
- the ftsY gene encoding signal recognition particle-docking protein FtsY, producing MSEDTGAQASGAFAALFGLESPVSEVEEEPRRRGLLRRLTDGLSRPRQAISPQLAGVFASRLVSEDTWEELEEALITADCGMDATMDVVASLRERASQGVITSGSGLARALTDEMASRLAANPARIPLGDDPTVILVVGVNGSGKTTTIGKLSYRLTQLGQTVVIGAADTFRAAAVEQLAVWADRAGADLVRQSPGADPGAVAFDAVAAGRARGADVVIIDTAGRLQTQHNLMEELRKVYGVTGKAMDGAPHHVLLVMDSTTGQNGLSQARLFSQAVPVSGLVLTKLDGVARGGIVVAIHRELGIPVTMIGVGEDIDDLQPFDARAFAEAIFSPPSGADA from the coding sequence ATGAGCGAAGACACCGGCGCGCAGGCCTCCGGGGCGTTCGCCGCTCTGTTCGGCCTCGAGTCTCCGGTGTCCGAGGTCGAGGAGGAACCGCGCCGGCGGGGACTCCTTCGGCGCCTCACTGACGGCCTCAGCCGTCCCCGTCAGGCGATCTCCCCGCAACTCGCGGGCGTGTTCGCATCCCGACTGGTGTCGGAGGACACCTGGGAGGAGTTGGAGGAGGCCCTCATCACGGCCGATTGCGGAATGGACGCCACGATGGACGTGGTGGCGTCGCTGCGCGAGCGCGCCTCCCAGGGAGTCATCACCTCGGGGAGCGGCCTTGCGCGGGCGCTCACCGACGAGATGGCGTCGCGTCTCGCTGCCAACCCCGCGCGCATCCCGCTGGGGGATGACCCGACAGTCATTCTTGTGGTCGGGGTCAACGGGAGCGGTAAGACGACGACCATCGGCAAGTTGTCCTACCGGCTTACGCAACTGGGGCAGACGGTGGTGATCGGGGCGGCCGACACGTTTCGCGCTGCGGCGGTGGAGCAGCTGGCCGTGTGGGCCGACCGGGCGGGTGCGGACCTCGTGCGCCAGTCACCCGGCGCCGACCCGGGGGCTGTGGCGTTCGATGCGGTGGCCGCGGGGAGGGCGCGCGGAGCCGATGTGGTCATCATCGACACCGCGGGCCGCCTCCAGACCCAGCACAACCTGATGGAAGAACTCCGCAAGGTGTACGGCGTCACGGGCAAGGCCATGGACGGCGCACCCCACCACGTCCTTCTTGTGATGGATTCCACCACGGGGCAGAACGGGCTGTCGCAGGCCCGGCTCTTCTCGCAGGCGGTTCCCGTGAGTGGCCTCGTGCTGACAAAACTGGACGGCGTGGCACGCGGGGGCATCGTCGTGGCCATCCACCGCGAACTCGGAATCCCCGTCACGATGATCGGGGTGGGGGAGGACATCGACGATCTCCAACCCTTCGACGCCCGGGCCTTCGCCGAGGCCATCTTCTCACCACCCTCCGGGGCCGACGCGTAA
- a CDS encoding signal recognition particle protein, with the protein MFDALSDKLQGILSGIRGRGKLTEADIEKALRAIRLSLLEADVSLPVVKELTTAIKVRATGDEVMSSITPDQQVVKIVSEELTRLMGGTNVSLAMSPTPPTVILMVGLQGSGKTTHAAKLARLLASQGRSPLLVACDVHRPAAMEQLAVLGEQIGVPVHREDGGTNPVAIAKAGIAAAKRLGRDVVLVDTAGRLTIDADMMAELVAIRDAIRPTTVVLVVDAMTGQTAVDVASAFQAAVQFDGVILSKLDGDARGGAALSVRWVTGKPILFVGTGEKVDALEAFHPDRMASRILGMGDVLTLIEKAQHHVDEQDAKRIEERIRGGNLTLDDFFEQLRQVRKMGPIGQLMGMIPGFDKSAKMKDVEIDERRIDRIEAIISSMTGSERARPDIINGSRRRRIAVGSGTTVQEINQLLAQFKQMQKLMRRMGTGGGGMPSRFGI; encoded by the coding sequence GTGTTCGACGCCCTCTCCGACAAACTGCAGGGAATCCTCTCGGGCATTCGTGGCCGCGGAAAGTTGACTGAGGCCGACATCGAGAAGGCGCTGCGTGCCATCCGCCTGTCGCTGCTCGAGGCCGATGTGAGTCTGCCCGTGGTCAAAGAACTGACCACGGCGATCAAGGTCCGCGCCACCGGCGACGAGGTGATGTCGTCCATCACGCCCGACCAGCAGGTCGTGAAGATCGTCAGCGAGGAGCTCACCCGCCTGATGGGCGGCACCAATGTGAGCCTCGCGATGTCTCCCACCCCACCCACGGTCATCCTCATGGTGGGCCTTCAGGGATCGGGTAAGACAACGCACGCGGCCAAACTCGCGCGCCTCCTCGCGTCGCAGGGGCGTTCGCCGCTGCTGGTCGCCTGCGATGTGCACCGTCCGGCCGCCATGGAGCAACTTGCGGTGCTGGGGGAGCAGATCGGCGTGCCGGTGCACCGTGAGGACGGGGGCACCAACCCGGTGGCGATCGCAAAGGCCGGGATCGCCGCCGCGAAGCGTTTGGGGCGCGACGTGGTGCTCGTGGACACCGCCGGACGCCTCACCATCGACGCCGACATGATGGCGGAACTCGTGGCCATTCGGGATGCCATCCGGCCGACCACGGTGGTGCTGGTCGTGGACGCGATGACCGGTCAGACGGCCGTGGACGTGGCCTCCGCCTTCCAGGCCGCCGTGCAGTTCGACGGGGTCATCCTGAGCAAACTTGACGGCGACGCGCGTGGTGGGGCCGCCCTGTCCGTGCGGTGGGTTACGGGTAAGCCGATCCTGTTCGTGGGCACCGGCGAGAAGGTCGACGCCCTCGAGGCGTTCCACCCGGACCGCATGGCGTCGCGCATTCTCGGGATGGGCGATGTGCTCACTCTCATCGAGAAGGCACAGCACCATGTAGACGAACAGGACGCTAAGCGCATCGAAGAACGCATCCGCGGGGGTAACCTGACGCTCGACGACTTCTTCGAGCAGCTCCGTCAGGTACGGAAGATGGGCCCGATCGGCCAATTGATGGGCATGATTCCGGGGTTCGACAAGTCTGCGAAGATGAAGGACGTCGAGATCGATGAGCGGCGTATCGACCGTATCGAGGCCATCATCAGCAGCATGACGGGGTCCGAGCGCGCGCGTCCGGACATCATCAACGGCAGTCGCAGGCGCCGTATCGCAGTTGGAAGTGGCACGACGGTTCAGGAGATCAATCAACTTCTGGCCCAGTTCAAGCAGATGCAGAAGCTCATGAGGCGCATGGGTACGGGCGGCGGCGGTATGCCCTCCCGGTTCGGCATCTGA
- a CDS encoding 30S ribosomal protein S16 — translation MVKIRLARVGSKKNPIYRVVVSDSRSPRDGRNIETIGRYNPQPDPSVVEVDIARADYWLGNGAQPTAPVKKLISIVRARG, via the coding sequence GTGGTCAAGATTCGCCTCGCCCGAGTGGGCAGTAAGAAGAACCCCATCTACCGCGTCGTGGTGTCCGACTCGCGCTCTCCGCGCGACGGCCGGAACATCGAGACGATCGGTCGCTACAACCCCCAGCCCGACCCGTCCGTTGTTGAGGTGGACATCGCGCGGGCCGACTACTGGCTCGGCAACGGTGCCCAGCCGACGGCGCCCGTGAAGAAACTCATCTCGATCGTCCGCGCACGCGGGTGA
- a CDS encoding KH domain-containing protein, with product MSEAVVAEMVARIARAMVEHPDEVSASVGDERGEPVVDLMVAESDRGQVIGRAGRGANAFRVLLRAATGPRSQGGLGLRIVD from the coding sequence GTGAGCGAAGCCGTCGTCGCCGAGATGGTTGCCCGCATCGCGCGGGCGATGGTCGAGCACCCCGACGAGGTCTCCGCATCGGTGGGCGATGAGCGGGGTGAGCCCGTGGTGGACCTGATGGTCGCCGAGAGCGATCGGGGTCAGGTGATCGGCCGTGCGGGTCGGGGCGCGAATGCGTTTCGCGTTCTGCTCCGGGCGGCCACCGGTCCCCGCAGTCAGGGCGGCCTCGGTCTTCGAATCGTCGATTAG